A stretch of Apis cerana isolate GH-2021 linkage group LG1, AcerK_1.0, whole genome shotgun sequence DNA encodes these proteins:
- the LOC107992777 gene encoding dolichyl pyrophosphate Man9GlcNAc2 alpha-1,3-glucosyltransferase, producing the protein MQENVPILLISLFALLLRWCITYHSYSGQGKPPMFGDYEAQRHWQEITLNIPIEKWYINTTDNDLQYWGLDYPPLTAYHSFAMGYVANKLNSSYVKLHESRGFSSEDHKYFMRLSVLCIDILIYIPSVIYFILTKEVPKNFEEEKLSIFNLKRKHINLLIILIYPGLILIDHGHFQYNSLSLGLFISAITAMLQNSFIIGSFLFVTALNYKQMELYHALSIFCYILGKYSPIKKQFWLFNLIMLLCIAITVVSTFFIIWLPFIKDWETFINVVFRLFPVSRGIFEDKVANIWCTINVIYKLRNTFTNKELAKICLILTTFSVLPSCINLYLNPQKERFIISLINCALAFFLFSFQVHEKSILLVAIPVLLYFESNPFPCFWFLIISHFSMLPLFIKDGLYMAYCVTLIFYFFIVFWTHPNLFDNNELLNNANSKKNVCILTNQKRIKANLKNIKNKSIFIKLKKDIVNYKNNFILLGYSFFSKTILFYCSILGIIILSLISAFLKPPNKYPDLFALLISMYSCGHFIIFYLYFNYKQFVYKTNINLK; encoded by the coding sequence atgcaagAAAATGTGCCAATTCTGTTAATTTCATTGTTTGCCCTTCTTTTGAGATGGTGTATTACATATCATTCCTATAGTGGTCAAGGAAAACCTCCGATGTTTGGAGATTATGAAGCTCAACGACATTGGCaagaaataactttaaatattccaattgAAAAATGGTACATAAATACAACAGACAATGATTTACAATATTGGGGATTAGATTATCCACCATTAACTGCCTATCATAGTTTTGCAATGGGCTATGTTGCTAATAAACTTAATTCTTCTTATGTAAAATTACATGAATCTAGAGGTTTTTCATCTGaagatcataaatattttatgaggcTCAGTGTTCTTTGTatagatattttgatatatataccatcagtgatatattttatattaactaaagAAGtaccaaaaaattttgaagaagaaaaactgtctatatttaatttaaaaagaaaacatattaatcttttgataatattgatttatccaggtttaatattaatagatcatggacattttcaatataattctttatcattAGGATTATTTATTAGTGCTATTACAGCTATGttacaaaattcttttattattggatcatttctatttgttacagcattaaattataaacaaatggaACTTTATCAtgcattatcaattttttgttatatacttggaaaatattcacctataaaaaaacaattttggtTGTTTAacttaataatgttattatgtaTAGCTATTACAGTagtttctacattttttatcatatggttaccttttattaaagattgggaaacatttataaatgttgtttttcgattatttccaGTTTCTAGAGGCATATTTGAAGATAAAGTTGCAAATATTTGGTGTACAATCAatgtgatttataaattacgtaatacttttacaaataaagaattagctaaaatttgtttaatactaACTACATTTTCAGTTTTACCaagttgtataaatttatacttaaatcCACAAAaggaaagatttattatttctcttattaattGCGCATTagcattttttctattttcatttcaagttcatgaaaaatcaattttgctTGTTGCAATtccagttttattatattttgaaagcaATCCATTTCCTTGTTTCTGgttcttaataatttcacattttagCATGCTACCTTTGTTTATAAAAGATGGTTTATATATGGCATATTgtgttacattaattttttatttctttattgttttttgGACGCAtcctaatttatttgataataatgaattactaaataatgctaattcgaaaaaaaatgtatgtattttaaCCAATCAAAAACGAATTAAagcaaacttaaaaaatattaaaaataaatcaatttttataaaactaaaaaaagatattgtaaattataaaaataattttattttattaggttattcgtttttctcaaaaacaattttattttattgctcaATTCTaggaataataatactttct